One Prodigiosinella aquatilis DNA window includes the following coding sequences:
- the ftsW gene encoding cell division protein FtsW, with translation MSIVRLAILGRLKSWVMGTRESDNLSTVLYDRTLVWLTLGLAVLGFVMVTSASMPIGQRLANDPFLFAKRDALYLGLAFALSLITMRIPMAVWQRYSAVFLLISLALLLVVLVVGGSVNGASRWISFGPLRIQPAELSKLALFCYLSSYMVRKVDEVRNNFWGFCKPMGVMVILSVLLLAQPDLGTVVVLFITTLAMLFLAGAKLWQFLSIIGCGIFAVCVLIAAEPYRIRRVTSFWDPWNDPFGSGYQLTQSLMAFGRGELWGQGLGNSIQKLEYLPEAHTDFIFSILGEELGYVGVVLALLMIFFVAFRAMSIGRRALEIDQRFSGFLACSIGIWFSFQVLVNVGAAAGMLPTKGLTLPLISYGGSSLLIMSTAIVLLLRIDFETRLTKAQAFTRSAR, from the coding sequence ATGAGTATCGTTCGGTTGGCCATATTGGGGCGGCTGAAAAGTTGGGTAATGGGGACGCGTGAAAGCGATAACCTCAGTACCGTACTGTATGACCGGACGTTGGTATGGTTGACGCTGGGGCTGGCGGTGTTGGGGTTTGTCATGGTGACTTCCGCGTCCATGCCGATAGGTCAGCGTCTGGCGAATGATCCATTTTTGTTCGCCAAGCGTGATGCGCTGTACCTGGGGTTGGCTTTTGCTCTATCGCTGATCACTATGCGCATTCCAATGGCGGTATGGCAACGTTACAGCGCCGTGTTTTTACTGATTTCTCTGGCATTGTTGCTGGTGGTTCTGGTGGTCGGCGGGTCGGTGAATGGCGCATCGCGCTGGATTTCGTTTGGGCCTTTACGTATACAGCCGGCCGAACTATCGAAACTGGCGCTGTTTTGCTACCTCTCCAGTTACATGGTGCGCAAGGTTGATGAAGTTCGTAATAATTTCTGGGGCTTTTGTAAACCGATGGGCGTGATGGTGATTCTTTCGGTGTTATTACTGGCCCAGCCCGACTTGGGAACGGTGGTAGTGCTGTTTATCACAACACTGGCCATGCTGTTTCTGGCCGGGGCGAAATTGTGGCAGTTTCTGTCCATTATCGGCTGCGGGATATTTGCTGTTTGCGTGCTGATTGCCGCTGAGCCATATCGTATTCGACGGGTTACTTCGTTCTGGGATCCATGGAATGATCCGTTTGGTAGCGGTTATCAGTTGACACAATCGTTGATGGCATTTGGCCGAGGCGAATTGTGGGGGCAGGGACTGGGAAATTCTATACAGAAACTGGAGTATTTGCCAGAAGCCCATACCGACTTTATTTTCTCGATTTTAGGCGAAGAACTTGGCTATGTTGGTGTGGTATTAGCGTTGTTAATGATATTCTTCGTCGCTTTTCGTGCGATGTCGATTGGCCGACGGGCGCTGGAGATTGATCAACGTTTTTCCGGATTTCTGGCCTGTTCAATCGGTATTTGGTTTAGCTTTCAGGTTCTGGTTAATGTTGGCGCCGCTGCGGGCATGTTGCCGACCAAAGGGTTGACATTGCCGCTGATCAGTTACGGTGGTTCGAGTCTGTTAATCATGTCGACCGCC
- the murD gene encoding UDP-N-acetylmuramoyl-L-alanine--D-glutamate ligase: MDYQGKKVVIIGLGLTGLSCVDFFLTRGVVPRVVDTRISPPGLDKLPEHVERYLGGLHDDWLMSADLIVASPGIALSTPVLGSAAEAGIEIVGDIELFCREAQAPIVAITGSNGKSTVTTLVGDMARTAGWAVGVGGNIGVPALQLLKQECQLYVLELSSFQLETTSSLHAAAATILNVTEDHTNRYPLGLQQYRAAKLRIYENAKVCIVNADDALTMPIRGADERCLSFGVDVGDYHLNRQQGETWLRVKGERVINTREIKLVGQHNYTNVLAALALADAVGIPRSSALTALTTFTGLAHRFQLVLERRGIRWINDSKATNVGSTEAALSGLVVDDTLHLLLGGDGKSADFSPLLTYIQGDNIRLYCFGRDGGLLAALRPEIAEQTETMAQAMHLIAGRAKAGDVVLLSPACASLDQFRSFEQRGDEFARLAEELG; encoded by the coding sequence ATGGACTATCAGGGTAAAAAGGTTGTCATTATCGGGTTAGGCCTGACCGGGCTTTCCTGTGTTGATTTCTTCCTTACGCGCGGGGTGGTACCCCGCGTGGTGGATACCCGTATCAGTCCGCCAGGCCTGGACAAACTGCCGGAACATGTTGAGCGTTATCTGGGAGGGCTGCATGACGATTGGTTAATGAGCGCCGATCTGATTGTCGCCAGCCCCGGTATTGCATTATCTACACCCGTGCTTGGTTCTGCCGCAGAGGCAGGCATTGAAATTGTGGGTGATATCGAACTGTTCTGCCGCGAGGCGCAAGCGCCTATCGTGGCTATCACCGGTTCCAATGGTAAAAGCACTGTTACCACGCTGGTCGGGGATATGGCTCGTACGGCAGGTTGGGCTGTGGGTGTGGGTGGCAATATCGGTGTGCCAGCGTTGCAATTGTTGAAGCAGGAATGCCAATTGTATGTGCTGGAGTTATCGAGCTTCCAACTGGAAACCACCAGTAGTCTGCATGCGGCGGCGGCAACCATTCTGAACGTGACGGAAGATCATACCAACCGCTATCCGTTGGGGTTGCAGCAGTATCGTGCGGCCAAACTCCGTATTTATGAGAATGCCAAAGTCTGTATCGTGAACGCGGATGACGCACTAACGATGCCAATCCGTGGCGCTGATGAGCGATGCCTCAGTTTTGGTGTGGATGTGGGTGATTATCATCTCAACCGTCAGCAGGGGGAGACCTGGTTGCGGGTTAAAGGTGAGCGTGTCATCAACACGCGTGAAATCAAACTGGTCGGACAGCATAATTACACCAATGTTTTGGCCGCACTGGCATTGGCAGATGCAGTCGGCATTCCACGCTCATCAGCCTTGACAGCACTGACCACTTTTACTGGTCTGGCGCACCGTTTTCAACTGGTGCTGGAACGCCGGGGGATTCGCTGGATTAACGATTCGAAAGCGACCAACGTCGGCAGTACGGAAGCCGCATTAAGTGGACTGGTTGTCGATGACACGCTGCATCTGTTGTTAGGCGGGGATGGTAAGTCCGCGGATTTCTCACCACTACTGACATATATCCAGGGTGACAATATCCGTCTTTATTGCTTTGGTCGTGATGGTGGGTTGCTGGCGGCACTGCGGCCTGAGATAGCTGAGCAGACAGAAACGATGGCGCAGGCAATGCATCTGATTGCCGGTCGGGCAAAAGCCGGAGATGTTGTGTTGCTGTCACCTGCCTGCGCCAGTCTTGACCAATTCCGAAGTTTTGAACAGCGCGGAGATGAGTTCGCTCGTCTGGCAGAGGAGCTGGGATAA